A genomic region of Serratia fonticola contains the following coding sequences:
- the citX gene encoding citrate lyase holo-[acyl-carrier protein] synthase, which yields MAYIPPELATSRAVSLPELLSSRECRQARQQAWLACHPTATLVVLTLVAPGAVKDSPMTRRVFNLGRQALQQMYRQQGWLCLQQKTLALPTGCEGYLALQADAHAVKEAAIQLEIQQPIGRLWDIDVLTPQGKILSRRELGLPERRCLLCNQPAKICARQQSHSTEQLLNAMERMLNDALPA from the coding sequence ATGGCTTATATCCCCCCCGAATTGGCCACCAGCCGTGCCGTAAGTTTGCCTGAACTGCTTTCCAGCCGTGAATGCCGGCAGGCACGGCAACAGGCGTGGCTGGCGTGCCATCCTACCGCCACGCTGGTGGTGCTCACTCTGGTGGCGCCGGGGGCGGTGAAAGATAGCCCCATGACGCGGCGCGTGTTCAATCTGGGAAGGCAAGCCCTGCAGCAGATGTATCGCCAGCAAGGCTGGCTTTGTTTGCAGCAGAAGACCCTGGCGCTGCCCACCGGCTGCGAAGGCTATCTGGCGCTGCAAGCCGATGCCCATGCGGTGAAAGAGGCGGCCATTCAGCTGGAAATCCAGCAGCCGATTGGCCGCCTGTGGGATATCGATGTGCTGACCCCGCAAGGAAAGATCCTGTCGCGGCGCGAACTTGGTCTGCCTGAACGCCGCTGTCTGCTGTGCAATCAGCCAGCCAAGATTTGCGCTCGCCAACAGAGCCACAGTACCGAACAACTGCTCAATGCAATGGAAAGGATGCTCAATGATGCACTCCCAGCCTGA
- a CDS encoding anion permease, with translation MSETKEKIWKALAPLVVLAVLLMIPTPEGMPPQAWRYFAIFVAMIVGMILEPIPATAISFIAVTVSVLSSNWVLFGAEELANPSFKAGKEALKWGLAGFSSTTVWLVFGAFIFALGYEATGLGRRIALFLVKFMGKRTLTLGYAVVIIDILLAPFTPSNTARTGGTVFPVVKNLPPLFDSFPNDPSSRRIGGYLMWMMVVGTSISSSMFVTGAAPNVLGIEFVNKIAGINITWMQWFLAFLPVGLLLLIVAPLISYYLYKPGVTHSNEVSGWATTALAEMGKLNRKEYTLIGLVLLSLCLWVFGGKLVDATTVCLLAVSLMLALHVVSWKDITKYSSAWNTLVNLATLVVMASGLSRSGFIDWFATTMSTHLDGFSPKMTVILLVLVFYYAHYLFASLSAHTATMLPMILAVGKGLPGVPMEHLSILLVLSIGIMGVLTPYATGPGVIIYGCGYVKSKDYWRLGGTLGVVYIAALLLIGWPILSLWY, from the coding sequence ATGTCAGAAACCAAAGAAAAAATCTGGAAAGCGCTCGCCCCGCTGGTGGTGCTTGCCGTCCTGTTAATGATACCCACGCCGGAGGGCATGCCGCCGCAAGCCTGGCGTTATTTTGCCATCTTTGTGGCGATGATCGTCGGGATGATCCTGGAGCCCATTCCGGCGACGGCAATCAGCTTTATTGCCGTAACCGTCAGTGTACTCAGCTCTAACTGGGTGCTGTTTGGTGCCGAAGAGTTGGCGAATCCGAGCTTCAAAGCCGGTAAAGAAGCGCTCAAATGGGGGCTGGCCGGATTCTCGAGTACCACCGTCTGGCTGGTGTTTGGGGCCTTTATCTTCGCGCTGGGTTATGAGGCCACCGGGTTAGGGCGCCGCATCGCGCTGTTTCTGGTGAAGTTCATGGGCAAACGCACCCTGACGCTCGGTTATGCGGTGGTGATCATCGATATCCTGTTGGCGCCGTTTACCCCGTCCAACACCGCGCGTACCGGTGGCACCGTATTCCCGGTGGTGAAAAACCTGCCGCCGCTGTTTGATTCCTTCCCGAACGATCCTTCCTCACGCCGCATCGGTGGTTATCTGATGTGGATGATGGTGGTGGGGACCAGCATCAGCTCCTCAATGTTTGTGACCGGTGCTGCGCCTAACGTGTTGGGTATCGAGTTCGTCAACAAGATTGCCGGGATCAATATCACCTGGATGCAATGGTTCCTGGCGTTTCTGCCGGTTGGCTTATTGCTGCTGATCGTCGCGCCGCTGATTTCCTACTATCTGTATAAACCTGGCGTGACACACAGCAATGAAGTGTCCGGTTGGGCCACGACGGCACTGGCGGAAATGGGTAAACTGAATCGTAAAGAATATACCCTGATCGGCCTGGTGTTACTCAGCCTTTGCCTGTGGGTGTTCGGTGGTAAATTGGTGGATGCGACGACGGTGTGCCTGTTGGCGGTATCGTTGATGCTGGCTCTGCACGTGGTCAGTTGGAAAGACATCACCAAATACTCCAGCGCCTGGAATACCTTGGTTAACCTGGCAACGTTGGTGGTGATGGCCAGTGGCCTGAGCCGTTCCGGCTTTATCGATTGGTTTGCCACCACCATGAGCACCCATCTGGACGGTTTCTCTCCGAAGATGACGGTGATCTTGTTGGTGCTGGTGTTCTACTATGCGCACTACCTGTTTGCCAGCCTGTCGGCACACACCGCAACCATGCTGCCGATGATCCTGGCGGTGGGTAAAGGCTTGCCGGGCGTGCCGATGGAACACCTTTCTATTCTGCTGGTGTTGTCTATCGGTATCATGGGGGTGCTGACGCCTTATGCAACCGGCCCAGGTGTGATCATCTATGGCTGTGGTTACGTGAAGTCGAAAGACTACTGGCGGCTTGGCGGGACC
- the citF gene encoding citrate lyase subunit alpha, producing the protein MKRQQRLMTLNNHADVRLYQEASKANQQARKPRDIKRCDSLEEAIRRSGLQDGMTISFHHAFRGGDLALNQVMDVLATMGFRNLTLASSSLTDCHAPLVGHIRHGVVSRIYTSGLRGPLADAISRGLLKEPVQVHSHGGRVNLIESGELKIDVAFLGVPTCDEFGNANGYTGNACCGSLGYAKVDAEAARSVVLLTEAIVPYPHHPASLAQDQVDLIVQLEQVGDADKIGADATRMTSNPRELLIARRAAEVIVDSGYFTEGFSLQTGTGGASLAVTRFLEDKMRARGVRAGFALGGITSTMVDLHEKGLIGKLLDVQSFDRAAAMSLARNPNHIEISANQYANFSSKGASVDRLDVVVLSALEIDTGFNVNVLTGSDGVIRGASGGHCDTAAAARLAIIVAPLVRGRIPTLVEQVTTCVTPGSSIDILVTDHGIAVNPARPELAQRLRDAGLQVVTIEWLRERALVLTGEPKPIAFTDNVVAVVRYRDGSVIDVVHQVAE; encoded by the coding sequence ATGAAACGCCAACAACGCCTGATGACCTTGAACAATCACGCCGATGTACGGCTTTATCAGGAAGCCTCTAAGGCCAATCAGCAGGCGCGCAAACCGCGCGATATCAAACGCTGTGACTCGCTGGAAGAAGCCATTCGTCGCAGTGGCCTGCAGGACGGAATGACTATCTCCTTCCATCACGCTTTCCGCGGGGGCGATCTGGCGCTCAATCAGGTGATGGACGTGCTGGCCACCATGGGGTTCCGTAACCTGACGCTGGCTTCCAGTTCCTTGACCGATTGCCATGCGCCGCTGGTTGGTCACATCCGCCACGGCGTCGTGAGCCGTATTTACACCTCGGGGCTGCGTGGGCCGCTGGCCGATGCTATTTCTCGCGGTCTGTTGAAAGAGCCGGTGCAGGTTCATTCGCACGGTGGACGGGTCAATCTGATTGAGTCGGGCGAACTGAAAATTGACGTCGCCTTCCTGGGGGTACCGACCTGTGACGAGTTCGGTAATGCCAATGGTTACACCGGCAATGCCTGCTGTGGTTCGCTCGGTTACGCCAAAGTGGATGCTGAAGCTGCCCGCAGCGTGGTGCTGTTGACCGAAGCCATCGTGCCTTACCCTCACCATCCTGCCAGCCTGGCACAGGATCAGGTTGATCTGATCGTACAGTTGGAACAGGTCGGGGATGCGGACAAGATTGGTGCCGATGCCACGCGTATGACCTCCAACCCGCGTGAGCTACTGATTGCCCGCCGTGCTGCCGAGGTAATCGTTGACTCTGGTTACTTCACCGAAGGCTTTTCTTTGCAGACCGGCACCGGTGGTGCTTCGCTGGCCGTAACACGCTTCCTGGAAGACAAGATGCGCGCCCGTGGCGTGCGTGCCGGTTTCGCCCTTGGCGGGATCACGTCAACCATGGTGGATCTGCACGAGAAAGGGCTGATCGGCAAACTGCTGGATGTGCAGAGCTTTGACCGTGCCGCAGCAATGTCATTGGCGCGTAACCCAAACCATATCGAGATCAGCGCCAATCAATATGCCAACTTCAGTTCCAAAGGCGCCTCGGTCGATCGTCTGGACGTGGTGGTGCTGAGTGCCCTGGAAATTGACACCGGCTTCAACGTTAACGTGCTGACCGGCTCAGACGGGGTGATCCGTGGTGCTTCCGGTGGCCACTGCGATACCGCAGCGGCGGCCCGGTTGGCGATCATCGTTGCGCCGTTGGTACGTGGGCGCATTCCTACGCTGGTCGAGCAGGTGACCACCTGCGTGACACCGGGCTCCAGCATCGACATTCTGGTGACCGACCACGGTATTGCCGTTAACCCTGCACGCCCAGAGCTGGCGCAGCGGTTACGCGATGCTGGCCTGCAGGTGGTCACCATCGAATGGCTGCGTGAGCGTGCGCTGGTACTGACCGGCGAACCGAAACCGATCGCTTTTACCGATAACGTGGTGGCTGTGGTGCGCTATCGCGACGGCTCGGTGATTGACGTCGTCCATCAGGTCGCGGAGTAA
- the citG gene encoding triphosphoribosyl-dephospho-CoA synthase CitG produces MMHSQPDWQPAVTDLSHSQRFARDAYQALLVEVNLTPKPGLVDRHNNGAHRDMDIGHFYRSSRAIGRWLPHFIRQGEADAALPAEQQLARLRPLGMACEEQMFRATGGINTHKGSVFSLGLLCCAFGRLQQQQRQIDAASLCQEVAQMCNGLVWRELQHNNAGQTAGQRLFAEFGLSGARGEAESGFQQVINGALPLYRQRMESGCGEQIALMDSLLWLMAHNDDTNVASRGGIQGLRWLQHYARQLLALGGAGVPQGIARLRQFDVACIARNLSPGGSADLLIVTWLLAQLGA; encoded by the coding sequence ATGATGCACTCCCAGCCTGATTGGCAGCCGGCGGTTACCGATCTTTCGCACAGCCAGCGCTTTGCCCGCGACGCCTATCAAGCGCTGTTGGTGGAGGTCAACCTGACGCCGAAACCGGGGTTGGTTGATCGCCACAACAACGGTGCGCATCGCGACATGGATATTGGCCATTTCTACCGCAGCTCACGGGCCATTGGCCGGTGGCTGCCGCACTTTATCCGCCAAGGAGAGGCCGATGCCGCTCTGCCTGCCGAGCAGCAGCTTGCACGCCTGCGCCCATTGGGCATGGCCTGCGAAGAACAGATGTTCCGCGCCACCGGCGGTATCAACACCCATAAAGGCAGCGTGTTCTCGCTAGGGCTGTTGTGCTGCGCCTTTGGGCGCTTGCAACAACAGCAAAGGCAGATCGACGCCGCCAGCCTGTGCCAGGAAGTGGCCCAGATGTGCAACGGATTGGTCTGGCGTGAATTGCAGCATAACAACGCAGGGCAGACCGCCGGGCAACGGTTATTTGCCGAATTTGGTCTCAGTGGGGCCCGCGGTGAGGCCGAATCGGGTTTCCAACAGGTGATTAACGGGGCGTTACCGCTGTATCGCCAAAGGATGGAAAGCGGTTGTGGAGAGCAAATCGCGCTGATGGACAGCCTGCTGTGGCTGATGGCGCATAACGACGATACCAACGTCGCCTCGCGTGGCGGTATCCAGGGCTTGCGCTGGTTGCAGCATTACGCCCGGCAGTTATTGGCCTTGGGTGGGGCGGGCGTTCCGCAAGGTATTGCCCGTCTGCGGCAGTTCGATGTTGCCTGCATCGCCCGCAATCTGAGCCCCGGCGGTAGCGCCGATCTATTGATAGTCACTTGGCTGCTGGCGCAGTTGGGTGCTTAA
- the citC gene encoding [citrate (pro-3S)-lyase] ligase has translation MLGDTVFNRVKRSDHKNIAAINAFLRSNDLNIDTTVEVFITVTQGEQLVACGGIAENIIKCVAISPKMRGEGLALSLATELVNLAYERHHTQLFIYTKVQNEALFRQCGFYPIASVPGIVVLMENSPCRLKRYAAQLAGLRQPGNTIGSIVMNANPFTRGHQYLVREAAARCDWLHLFLVKENTSRFPYEDRRDLVLKGTEGITNLTVHEGSQYVISRATFPCYFIKEQGVADDCYTEIDLKIFRQYLAPALGITHRFVGNEPFCAVTAKYNRDMRYWLETPALPSPPIDLVEIERLQYQGTAISASWVRKLLAAGDFHAAAPLVPKDTLYYLQDLQGLRRPTSKKQEFESVQSGE, from the coding sequence ATGTTGGGCGATACCGTATTTAATCGGGTAAAAAGATCGGATCATAAAAATATAGCGGCTATTAATGCTTTTTTACGAAGTAACGATCTGAATATTGATACCACGGTCGAGGTTTTTATTACCGTAACGCAAGGAGAACAATTAGTTGCCTGCGGAGGTATCGCCGAAAATATTATCAAATGTGTGGCAATCAGCCCGAAAATGCGTGGGGAAGGTCTGGCGCTGTCATTGGCGACAGAATTGGTAAATCTGGCCTATGAACGCCATCACACCCAGCTGTTTATTTATACCAAAGTGCAGAATGAGGCGCTGTTCCGTCAATGTGGTTTTTACCCGATTGCCAGCGTGCCAGGTATTGTGGTGCTGATGGAAAACAGCCCATGCCGCCTGAAGCGTTATGCCGCCCAACTGGCCGGCTTACGCCAACCGGGTAACACCATTGGCAGCATTGTGATGAACGCTAACCCCTTTACCCGTGGCCATCAATATCTGGTACGGGAAGCCGCCGCCCGATGTGACTGGCTGCACCTGTTTCTGGTGAAAGAAAACACCTCGCGTTTTCCTTATGAAGATCGCCGTGACCTGGTGCTCAAGGGGACAGAAGGGATCACCAATCTCACGGTGCATGAAGGGTCGCAATACGTTATCTCGCGCGCCACTTTCCCCTGTTACTTCATTAAAGAACAAGGGGTGGCAGACGACTGCTACACCGAAATCGATCTGAAAATCTTCCGTCAGTATCTGGCGCCCGCGTTGGGGATAACCCATCGGTTTGTCGGTAATGAGCCGTTCTGCGCCGTTACCGCGAAATACAACCGCGATATGCGTTACTGGCTGGAAACCCCGGCGTTGCCGAGCCCGCCTATCGATCTGGTGGAGATAGAGCGCCTGCAATATCAGGGGACCGCTATTTCCGCTTCCTGGGTCCGCAAACTGCTGGCGGCGGGTGACTTTCACGCCGCTGCCCCCTTGGTGCCAAAAGATACCTTGTACTACCTGCAAGATCTGCAGGGGCTGCGCCGACCTACGTCGAAAAAGCAAGAATTTGAGTCCGTACAATCAGGTGAATGA
- the citE gene encoding citrate (pro-3S)-lyase subunit beta, which translates to MLNKHRMRRSMLFVPGANAAMVSNAFIYQADALMFDLEDSVILREKDAARRLVYHALQHPLYQEVETIVRVNALDSAYGLADLQAVVRGGADIVRLPKTDSAQDVVDMENEIAAIERACGRPVGSTGLLAAIESAQGITNAVAIAQASPRLIGIALGAEDYVRNLRTERSPEGIELLFARCSLLQAARAAGIQAFDTVYSDANNEAGFLQEAALIKQLGFDGKSLINPRQIELLHNLYAPTAKEVAHAQRVVDAAEAAEKEGRGVVSLNGKMVDSPVIERARLVLQRAALSGVREEPNHSEEA; encoded by the coding sequence ATGCTGAATAAACACCGCATGCGCCGCAGCATGCTGTTTGTGCCAGGTGCCAATGCCGCCATGGTCAGCAACGCCTTTATCTACCAGGCCGATGCGTTGATGTTCGATCTGGAAGACTCGGTGATCCTGCGTGAGAAAGACGCGGCCCGCCGCTTGGTCTACCACGCGCTGCAACATCCGCTGTATCAGGAAGTGGAAACCATTGTGCGTGTCAACGCGCTGGATTCGGCCTACGGTCTGGCGGATCTGCAGGCGGTGGTACGCGGTGGTGCGGATATCGTTCGGCTGCCAAAAACCGACAGCGCGCAAGACGTTGTGGATATGGAAAACGAAATCGCTGCCATTGAACGTGCCTGTGGTCGCCCGGTCGGCAGTACTGGCCTGCTGGCGGCCATCGAGTCCGCACAGGGCATCACCAACGCGGTGGCGATTGCGCAGGCTTCGCCACGGTTAATCGGTATTGCGCTGGGGGCAGAAGACTACGTGCGCAATCTGCGTACCGAACGTTCACCTGAAGGCATTGAACTGCTGTTTGCCCGCTGCTCATTGCTACAGGCCGCCCGTGCCGCTGGGATCCAGGCGTTTGACACCGTCTATTCCGATGCCAATAACGAAGCCGGTTTCCTGCAGGAAGCGGCACTGATCAAACAACTGGGCTTTGACGGTAAATCATTGATTAACCCGCGCCAGATCGAATTGCTGCACAACCTGTATGCGCCGACCGCCAAAGAGGTGGCCCATGCCCAGCGGGTAGTCGATGCCGCCGAAGCGGCGGAAAAAGAGGGGCGCGGCGTGGTTTCGCTGAACGGCAAGATGGTAGACAGCCCGGTGATCGAGCGGGCCCGTCTGGTACTGCAACGCGCAGCGCTTTCCGGCGTGCGTGAAGAACCAAACCACAGCGAGGAAGCATGA
- the citD gene encoding citrate lyase acyl carrier protein, which produces MKIIREAMAGTLESSDVMVRIAPAEGQEHDLLIASSVEKQFGEAIRHTLLQVLQHYNVPPVQVIVDDKGALDCVLRARLETALMRASDAAALPWEDRRENAE; this is translated from the coding sequence ATGAAAATAATCCGAGAAGCAATGGCCGGCACGCTGGAGTCCAGCGATGTCATGGTGCGCATCGCGCCCGCAGAAGGTCAGGAACACGACCTGCTGATCGCCAGCAGCGTGGAAAAACAGTTTGGCGAAGCGATCCGCCACACCCTGCTACAGGTGCTGCAGCACTATAACGTGCCGCCGGTACAGGTGATTGTCGATGATAAAGGCGCGTTGGACTGTGTCTTGCGTGCCCGGCTGGAAACCGCGCTGATGCGTGCCAGTGATGCAGCTGCATTGCCTTGGGAGGATCGCCGTGAAAATGCTGAATAA